The proteins below are encoded in one region of Hordeum vulgare subsp. vulgare chromosome 3H, MorexV3_pseudomolecules_assembly, whole genome shotgun sequence:
- the LOC123440043 gene encoding probable long-chain-alcohol O-fatty-acyltransferase 1, whose translation MQALGHPTSASELRALAWTTVLVPMCAVYARSASRRLRPGWPRLAALLPTFPVFIYLPCMFNSLHLRLFSTFFHTWLAANKLVLLAFDLGPLHPSLPLLPFILCAGLPIKLRAGPQPTEQSAPPGPPVADFLVPCGRSVLFLTGLALLFPHTGSLPLYVVHYLYCAQIFLTLDLVFSSVGLVAAAVLGSAMERQFRAPLVVASVNDFWGRQWNLMAVDLLRASAYKPVGARWGRDAGVFAAFLMSGVLHELLYWYMTLEPPTGEMLLFFTLQAVFHVAERWARVAGLWRPPKAVAYLVGTTLMVVTISELFFGPFIRAGIDVRMIQEAAEAVELVRGVAKRLIVRLFGAGSN comes from the coding sequence ATGCAAGCCCTCGGGCACCCCACCTCTGCGTCGGAACTGAGGGCGCTCGCCTGGACGACGGTCCTTGTTCCGATGTGCGCGGTGTACGCGCGGTCCGCCAGCCGCCGCCTCCGTCCGGGCTGGCCCCGCCTCGCCGCACTCCTGCCGACGTTCCCCGTCTTCATCTACCTGCCGTGCATGTTCAACTCCCTCCACCTCCGCCTCTTCTCAACCTTCTTCCACACCTGGCTCGCCGCCAACAAGCTCGTCCTCCTCGCGTTCGACCTCGGCCCGCTCCACCCATCCCTCCCGCTCCTCCCGTTCATCCTCTGCGCCGGCCTCCCCATCAAGCTCCGCGCCGGTCCGCAGCCTACCGAGCAGTCTGCGCCGCCAGGACCGCCCGTCGCCGATTTCCTTGTCCCCTGCGGTCGCAGCGTTCTCTTCCTCACCGGCCTCGCGCTGCTCTTCCCACACACTGGTTCGCTCCCTCTCTACGTCGTCCACTACCTCTACTGCGCACAAATCTTCCTCACGCTCGATCTCGTCTTCTCTTCTGTCGGCCTCGTCGCCGCTGCCGTGCTGGGCTCGGCCATGGAGAGGCAGTTCAGAGCGCCGCTCGTCGTCGCGTCGGTTAACGACTTCTGGGGCCGGCAGTGGAACCTGATGGCGGTGGACCTGCTCCGAGCGTCGGCGTACAAGCCGGTGGGAGCACGGTGGGGCCGGGACGCTGGCGTGTTTGCCGCGTTCCTCATGTCGGGCGTCCTGCACGAGCTGCTCTACTGGTACATGACGCTGGAGCCGCCCACGGGCGAGATGCTGCTCTTCTTCACGCTCCAGGCCGTGTTCCACGTCGCCGAGCGGTGGGCGAGGGTGGCCGGCCTGTGGCGACCGCCCAAGGCGGTGGCGTACCTTGTTGGCACCACCCTTATGGTCGTCACCATATCGGAGCTCTTCTTCGGGCCGTTCATCAGAGCCGGCATAGACGTGCGTATGATTCAGGAGGCTGCCGAGGCGGTGGAGTTGGTTAGAGGCGTCGCTAAGCGTCTCATCGTCCGTCTATTTGGGGCTGGTTCAAATTAG
- the LOC123441795 gene encoding uncharacterized protein LOC123441795 produces the protein MFRTRFRMNKDLFLRIVNALGQWSPYFTYRADCSGRIGLSPLQKCTSAMCMLAYGTHADALDEYLKIGKCTALECLDKFAHGVIEVFSGEYLRRPTQEDVERLLQVNEARGFPGMLGSIDCMHWRWEKCPLAWRGQFTRGDYGVPTMVLEAVASQDLHIWHAFFGIAGSNNDLNVLNQSPLFFDALKGEAPQVQFSVNGNEYSTGYYLADGIYPEWAAFVKTIPLPQTEKHKLFAKYQEGARKDVERAFGVLQSRFIIVRRPARLWQRKSVGRIMLACVILHNMIVEDEKEHATFHIDLNVNPGASFALPPEVNVGGNLCFADVMRRKATIRARPQHTQLKNDLIEHIWHRSGNSHLN, from the coding sequence ATGTTTCGTACAAGATTTCGTATGAATAAAGACCTCTTCCTCCGCATTGTGAATGCCCTTGGTCAGTGGTCTCCCTATTTCACTTATAGGGCAGATTGTAGTGGTAGAATAGGGCTCTCACCATTGCAAAAGTGTACATCAGCTATGTGCATGCTAGCTTATGGCACCCATGCAGATGCCCTGGATGAGTACTTGAAGATTGGGAAGTGCACTGCATTAGAGTGCTTGGACAAGTTTGCGCATGGGGTGATCGAGGTGTTTAGTGGGGAGTACTTGCGACGCCCCACACAAGAGGATGTCGAGCGTTTGCTTCAGGTTAATGAAGCTCGTGGTTTTCCTGGAATGCTAGGTAGTATTGATTGCATGCACTGGCGATGGGAGAAGTGTCCTTTAGCATGGAGGGGGCAATTTACCCGTGGTGATTACGGAGTGCCAACAATGGTCCTAGAAGCTGTTGCTTCCCAGGACCTTCATATCTGGCATGCTTTTTTTGGAATTGCTGGGTCAAACAATGACCTTAATGTGCTCAACCAATCCCCACTATTTTTTGATGCATTGAAAGGAGAAGCCCCTCAAGTTCAATTTTCAGTCAATGGAAATGAGTATAGCACTGGTTACTACCTTGCTGATGGTATATACCCAGAATGGGCAGCTTTCGTGAAGACTATACCACTTCCCCAAACAGAGAAGCATAAGTTGTTTGCCAAGTACCAAGAAGGGGCAAGGAAGGATGTTGAGCGTGCTTTCGGGGTATTGCAGTCACGTTTTATCATTGTTCGCCGGCCTGCACGACTATGGCAAAGAAAGAGTGTTGGAAGAATCATGCTAGCTTGTGTGATTCTCCATAATATGATAGTTGAAGATGAGAAAGAGCATGCCACCTTTCATATTGACTTGAATGTGAATCCAGGAGCTTCATTTGCTCTACCTCCTGAAGTGAATGTTGGTGGTAATCTCTGTTTCGCCGACGTGATGCGTAGAAAAGCTACTATTCGTGCTCGTCCACAACATACACAGCTTAAAAATGATTTGATCGAACATATTTGGCATAGATCTGGAAATAGCCATCTTAACTAA